A segment of the Salmo trutta chromosome 3, fSalTru1.1, whole genome shotgun sequence genome:
CCGGACCACGGGGTGTCAGTGTAAGACAAGGAGAATGTCTGGTACTTTTTAGACTAGTCCCCTCTCTGGTCTGTTTTGttccacacatacagagagagaattGCGGAGATCGGAACAAGACGTGATGTGATTAGATTGTTGTTTAAATTGTTCGCTGCCTAAACATTAGATTCTGTATGGATGATTACGAGTTGGCCATCTGATCCTCGGGACTACATTCTTTCATTATTGATCGTGCTTATTTTTGTTCTGTTTAAcgatgggaggaggaggacaaaGGCGCAAATGGGAGTGCTGGTGGGTTGCTATGTGTTTCTCTCTGCTGCTGTGCTTCGGAGAGCAGGTTTCAGCACAGATAAGGTACTCTATTCCAGAGGAGGTGAAAGAGGGATCCGTTGTTGGAAATGTTGCTAAGGATTTGGGTCTTGACGTCAGTACTTTGGTGGAGAGACGGTTTCGTATCGTTTCTGGATCTAAAGAAGATATTTTCCAGGTAAATCAGAACAATGGCGTCTTGTATGTCCATAAAAAAATCGACAGAGAGGAGCTCTGTGATGGTAATATTGCATGTTTGAtaaacctgaaaatggttgttgaaAATCCGTTAGAAATACATTACGCCGGAATAGAAATCACGGATGTTAATGATAACTCGCCCAATTTCCAAGAGAAAGACAAACTAGTTGATATTTCGGAATCTACTCTTTCTGGCAAACGACTCCAGTTACCAGCCGCGCGTGATCCTGATGTTGGCGTTAATGCAGTACGTGTCTATAAATTGAGTCACAATGGACATTTTGATTTGCAAataagagaaagaggagaagataAAATTCCATTCTTAGTTTTACAAAAACCCTTGGATAGAGAGAAACAATCTGAACACAGACTAGTTTTAACTGCAGTCGATGGTGGAAGTCCACAGAGGTCAGGGACTCTTAATGTCACTATCACTGTTCTCGATTCGAATGACAACAATCCTGTATTTAGTCATGAGGTATACTCGGTCACATTGCCTGAAAATGTCCAACCCGGAACTATTGTACTCAACGTTAAGGCAACAGATTTGGACGACGGTTCCAATGGTGACGTTGAATATTTCTTTGGTAGTGAACTTCTTCCCAAGATATACGATGTATTTAGTTTAGATAAAGCTACAGGTGCAATTCGTGTTAAAGGTTACGTTGACTTCGAGGACATTGATACTTATAAACTAGACGTCCATGCCACTGACAAAGGGCAGCCCCCAATGAGTACGGATTGCAGAGTCATTATAAAGATACTCGATTTAAACGACAATAAACCCGAAATAGAGGTGACGTCCCTCTCTAGTATGGTGTCAGAAGATTCAAAACCAGGAAGTATTATTTCTCTAATTAGTGTGACAGACAAAGACTCTGGTATTAATTGTAAAGTGTTGTGCGGTCTTTCAGACGATGTACCTTTCGAATTAAAGCCCTCATACCAAGATAATATGTATTCTTTAGTGACCAAGCAACGTTTAGATCGAGAACTCGTGTCCCATTATGACGTCACAATAACAGCCACTGACTGTGGTCAGCCTCCTCTGTCCACATTCAAAACGCTGAGCATCCAGATATCAGATGTGAACGACAACAGTCCAGAATTCTCCCCAAAACATCTTGAGCTCTACTTAGTGGAAAATAACGCCCCGGGTGCATCGATATTCTCTGTAAGCGCTTCTGATAAAGACTTGAATGAAAACGCAGTGATTTCATATCACATAGTTAGAGGTGAAGGGACACAGAATGATATGGCATCTTTTTTAAATATCAATTCTGATAATGGACATATCTCCGCGCTCAAAACCTTTGACTTTGAAACTTTGAAAACATTCAAATTCCAAGTTGTAGCTACAGACTCTGGAACTCCGTCACTAAGCACCAACGTCACAGTGAACGTGTTCATTCTGGATCAGAACGACAACGCTCCAGTGATCTTGTATCCAGTCAGCACTAACGGTTCCGCTGAAGGTGTGGAGGAGATTCCCCGCAATGTGAACGCAGGCCATTTGGTGACTAAAGTGAGAGCCTATGACGCTGATATAGGATATAACGGCTGGTTATTATTTTCACTGCAGGAAGTTACTGACCACAGTCTCTTTGCTTTGGACCGCTATACAGGACAGATAAGGACACTTcggtcattcacagagacagacgAGGCTGAGCATAAACTGGTCATACTGGTAAAAGACAATGGGAACGTTTCACTGTCAGCAACAGCTACTGTTATTATCAAGGTTGTGGAACCCAAAGAGGCTTTTGCAGTTTCTGATGTTAAAAGTTCAGTAAAAGACGAGGAGGAGAACAGcgttacattttatttgatcattACTTTGGGGTCAGTTTCAACGCTTTTTCTCATCAGCATCGTCGTGTTGATTGTAATGCAGTGCTCCAAACCCACAGACTATTCCTCCAAGTATTTACAAGATGTGAATAACGACGGGACACTGTGCCACAGCATCCAGTACAGATCCGGAGACAAACGGTACATGTTAGTTGGACCCAGAATGAGTATAGGTTCTACTATAGTCCCGGGCAGCAATGGGAATACTCTAGTGATACCTGAACATAGGAGGAGAGCTTCTGGAGAGGTAAGAGCTGTTTCTATCATTTTCTGCCTGTTAAGTCAGATAAAGAGACATGTTTTGAGGGAATTTGTTCTTTGTTATCATGTTTTGTCTGTGCGTAATGTCCGAGTGTGCAAACCAGCCGTGCCACAGCATCCAGTACAGATCCGGAGACAAACGGTACATGTTAGTTGGACCCAGAATGAGTATAGGTTCGACTATAGTCCCGGGAATCAATGGGAATACTCTAGTGGTTCCCCCAGAACAAAGGAGAGCTTCTGGAGAGGTAAGAGCTGTCTCTAAACCATTGCACCTCATAATATATGTATTAGCATGTTTTGGCCGTGGCTAACGCAACCTCTTTGCAGCAGCGGATGCTGGCCATGTTGCTAAACTACCAGCTCACCGATTAGTTTAGCTGGTGAGAGCATTATACTGCTAGGCTAACTACTGTACCTCAGGTGTATTATATGTTCTTCTGCTGTAGTCCTTCAATTCAGTCTCTATCTCTTCTGCTCACATCTACGCACCTTCATCTTCATACTAGACCTTCTTAAAGATAATTTACTGGAGTTGGTGTTTTTGTTGGTTTGGATGCAAAACGTACGTTGATAAATCTCTCGGTGCCTATCTAGTTGTTGTCGATAACAGAATCCCGGACCACATGGTGTCAGTGTAACACAAGGTTACTGGTGCTTTGTAGATTAGGCCCTTCCCTTCTCTGGTCTGTTTTGttccacacatacagagagagtggTGCGGACGTCAGAACAAGACGTGTATGTTAGAGAGAATCGTATTTTCTTTCGGTGCTGAAGCATTGAACTCCGTATGGATGAGAACGACTTGGCCGTATGATCATTAGGATTGTGTTTTTTCATTGAGGATTGTGCTTACTTTTCTGTCTAACGATGGGAGATGGAAGACAAAGGCGCAGATGGGAGTACTGGTGGGTTGTTCTGCGTTTCTCTCTGCTGTTGTGCTTCGGAGAGAAGGTTTCAGCACAGATAAGGTACTCTATTCCAGAGGAGGTGAAAGAGGGATCCGTTGTTGGAAATGTTGCTAAGGATTTGGGTCTTGACGTCAGTACTTTGGTGGAGAGACGGTTTCGTATCGTTTCTGGATCTAAGGACGCTCTTTTCCAGGTAAATCAGAACAATGGCGTCTTGTATGTTCACAAGACTATCGACAGAGAGGGGATTTGTAACGGCAAGGTAGCTTGCGCGATAGACCTGAAAATCGTCGTTGAAAACCCGCTTGAAGTCCACTATGTAGGTTTAGAGATAACGGACATAAATGACCACTCGCCAAGTTTCTCTGAGAAATATCTACACATAGAGATAGCTGAAAATAAACCCCCAGGAGCTCGATTTGAACTCCAGCCTGCGCGTGATTTCGACTCTGGAATTAATTCTATACGTTCCTATAAGTTAAATCAAAatgaacatttcgatttagaacTGAGAGATAGTGGGGAAGGGGATACAATCCCGTTTTTAATTTTGCAGAAAGCCTTGGACAGGGAACAGAAGACCAAACATTCATTACTATTGACAGCATTGGATGGGGGGAATCCACCTAGATCAGGTACTCTGAACATAACTGTCACAGTCCTTGACGCAAATGATAATCAGCCTGTATGTAGTCAGGACGTCTATTCCGTTACATTACAAGAAAATGCTAATATCGGCAGGTTTGTAGTTAGAATTAATGCAACCGATGCAGACCATGGGTCAAATGGCGTGGTGGAATATACTCTCGGTAGAAATTTAAAGCGGAGAGTACATGATATTTTCCAATTGGATAGCATTACTGGGGAAATGAAAGTGAAAGGCCCGGTAGATTTTGAAGAAAATGAGATGTACAGTCTAAATGTACAGGCTTCTGATAAGGGCCAGCCTCCAATGACAACTGATTGCAGAGTTATTGTAAAGATACAAGACGTGAACGACAACAGACCACAAATAGAGGTTACCTCACTCTCTAATACGGTTTCTGAAGATTCTAAACCTGGAACTGTTATATCTCTCATCAGTGTGACAGATCAAGACTCTGGTATTAACGGAAAAGTTATTTCCAGTATAACAGACAACGTGCCATTTGAATTAAAACCCTCATATAAGGATAACGGGTTTTCTATCGTCACAAAGGGACGTTTAGATCGAGAACTCGTGTCCTATTATGACGTCACAATAACAGCCACTGACTGTGGTCAGCCTCCTCTGTCCACATTCAAAACTCTGAGCGTCCAGATATCAGATGTGAACGACAACAGTCCAGAATTCTCCCAAAACCCCTTTGAGCTGTACTTAGTGGAAAATAACGCCCCGGGTGCTTCCATATTCTCTGTAAGCGCCACTGATAAAGACTTGAATGAAAATGCTGCGATTTCATATCACATAGTTAGAGGAGAAGGGACGCAGAGTGATATGGCATCTTTTCTGAATTTAAATTCTGATAATGGTCATATTTCCGCGCTGAAAAGCTTTGACTTCGAAATCCTCAAAACTTTCCAATTCCAAGTTGTAGCTACAGACTCTGGAACTCCGTCACTAAGCACCAACGTCACAGTGAACGTGTTCATTCTGGATCAGAACGACAACGCTCCAGTGATCTTGTATCCAGTCAGCACTAACGGTTCCGCTGAAGGTGTGGAGGAGATTCCCCGCAATGTGAACGCAGGTCATTTGGTGACTAAAGTGAGAGCCTATGACGCTGATATAGGATATAACGGCTGGTTATTATTTTCACTGCAGGAAGTTACTGACCACAGTCTCTTTGCTTTGGACCGCTATACAGGACAGATAAGGACACTTcggtcattcacagagacagacgAGGCTGAGCATAAACTGGTCATACTGGTAAAAGACAATGGGAACGTTTCACTGTCAGCAACAGCTACTGTTATTATCAAGGTTGTGGAACCCAAAGAGGCTTTTGCAGTTTCTGATGTTAAAAGTTCAGTAAAAGACGAGGAGGAGAACAGcgttacattttatttgatcattACTTTGGGGTCAGTTTCAACGCTTTTTCTCATCAGCATCGTCGTGTTGATTGTAATGCAGTGCTCCAAACCCACAGACTATTCCTCCAAGTATTTACAAGATACGAATAACGACGGGACACTGTGCCACAGCATCCAGTACAGATCCGGAGACAAACGGTACATGTTAGTTGGACCCAGAATGAGTATAGGTTCTACTATAGTCCCGGGCAGCAATGGAAATACTCTAGTGATACCTGAACACAGGAGGAGAACTTCTGGAGAGGTAAGAACTGTTTCTAAGCATTAAAGTTTGAAAGCATATTGCTGGTTATTTTTAAGAATTGATCGTGCGTAATGGCATGTGTGACTGATGATGAAGCTGTTGCTGTCGACCCTGGTTCGTGCTTAATATCTTGCGTTTGTTTTTGGGTTCTATATGCATGAGTTATGATGACATCTCTCAAACAGGTGGATAGTCATAGACCAGGCCCCCAACAAGACTCATTAGTGTAATTCCCCTGTCTACAAACTGATTCTCTGTGCGTAATGGAGAAATGAACACGTTCAATGCGGTTGCTGTCCACTCTTGTGGTGCTGATTTACAAAGTGAATTGCTTTTCCTTGCAATCGAGGTATTTACTATGTCAGTCTTTTACATATGTAGTCATCCAATCCATT
Coding sequences within it:
- the LOC115173577 gene encoding protocadherin alpha-7 isoform X6, translated to MGGGGQRRKWECWWVAMCFSLLLCFGEQVSAQIRYSIPEEVKEGSVVGNVAKDLGLDVSTLVERRFRIVSGSKEDIFQVNQNNGVLYVHKKIDREELCDGNIACLINLKMVVENPLEIHYAGIEITDVNDNSPNFQEKDKLVDISESTLSGKRLQLPAARDPDVGVNAVRVYKLSHNGHFDLQIRERGEDKIPFLVLQKPLDREKQSEHRLVLTAVDGGSPQRSGTLNVTITVLDSNDNNPVFSHEVYSVTLPENVQPGTIVLNVKATDLDDGSNGDVEYFFGSELLPKIYDVFSLDKATGAIRVKGYVDFEDIDTYKLDVHATDKGQPPMSTDCRVIIKILDLNDNKPEIEVTSLSSMVSEDSKPGSIISLISVTDKDSGINCKVLCGLSDDVPFELKPSYQDNMYSLVTKQRLDRELVSHYDVTITATDCGQPPLSTFKTLSIQISDVNDNSPEFSPKHLELYLVENNAPGASIFSVSASDKDLNENAVISYHIVRGEGTQNDMASFLNINSDNGHISALKTFDFETLKTFKFQVVATDSGTPSLSTNVTVNVFILDQNDNAPVILYPVSTNGSAEGVEEIPRNVNAGHLVTKVRAYDADIGYNGWLLFSLQEVTDHSLFALDRYTGQIRTLRSFTETDEAEHKLVILVKDNGNVSLSATATVIIKVVEPKEAFAVSDVKSSVKDEEENSVTFYLIITLGSVSTLFLISIVVLIVMQCSKPTDYSSKYLQDVNNDGTLCHSIQYRSGDKRYMLVGPRMSIGSTIVPGSNGNTLVIPEHRRRASGEMRSETLRQDPRSRPQSLSHTQPRKLTPKVPNSDWRYSASLRAGMQSSVHMEESSVMQGAQGVLVQNWPTVSSAAGDAEGGEVSPPMGAGVDSNSWHFRYGAGGPGGPPQHLKPGEVPPEAFIIPGSPAIISIRQQGGEDDKSDFISFGKKEEAKKKKKKKKEKKDKKDKGKDDDE
- the LOC115163706 gene encoding protocadherin alpha-13-like gives rise to the protein MGDGRQRRRWEYWWVVLRFSLLLCFGEKVSAQIRYSIPEEVKEGSVVGNVAKDLGLDVSTLVERRFRIVSGSKDALFQVNQNNGVLYVHKTIDREGICNGKVACAIDLKIVVENPLEVHYVGLEITDINDHSPSFSEKYLHIEIAENKPPGARFELQPARDFDSGINSIRSYKLNQNEHFDLELRDSGEGDTIPFLILQKALDREQKTKHSLLLTALDGGNPPRSGTLNITVTVLDANDNQPVCSQDVYSVTLQENANIGRFVVRINATDADHGSNGVVEYTLGRNLKRRVHDIFQLDSITGEMKVKGPVDFEENEMYSLNVQASDKGQPPMTTDCRVIVKIQDVNDNRPQIEVTSLSNTVSEDSKPGTVISLISVTDQDSGINGKVISSITDNVPFELKPSYKDNGFSIVTKGRLDRELVSYYDVTITATDCGQPPLSTFKTLSVQISDVNDNSPEFSQNPFELYLVENNAPGASIFSVSATDKDLNENAAISYHIVRGEGTQSDMASFLNLNSDNGHISALKSFDFEILKTFQFQVVATDSGTPSLSTNVTVNVFILDQNDNAPVILYPVSTNGSAEGVEEIPRNVNAGHLVTKVRAYDADIGYNGWLLFSLQEVTDHSLFALDRYTGQIRTLRSFTETDEAEHKLVILVKDNGNVSLSATATVIIKVVEPKEAFAVSDVKSSVKDEEENSVTFYLIITLGSVSTLFLISIVVLIVMQCSKPTDYSSKYLQDTNNDGTLCHSIQYRSGDKRYMLVGPRMSIGSTIVPGSNGNTLVIPEHRRRTSGEVRTVSKH